The genomic segment CTTGGGAGGAGCCTCGAAGGGAGCGTAGAAAGCCAAGGTCGGGGCGTTTATTTAGAGGAAAAAAATAACAGGTGATAGTAAAAACCATGGAGATCCAAAAATCAAACATCAAAAATCTTGTCGGACAATGTAAAATTTAAAATGTCTCCCTTGCAATGGCATTTAAAATTTTGGATTTTAGGTTGTCATTTTGAATTTTGATTTTTGGATTTTAAATTAACTATGAGAGTTGCCATATGTACAGGTAAAACGGGAGGGCATGTTTTTCCAGCACTTGCAGTAGCTCGTGAACTTAAGAGCAAAAATACTGCGAACGAATGTTATTTTATCGGCACTCGAAACGGCTTAGATCAATCTCTTCTTCAGAAAGAAGAAATACATTTTGAAGGAATTTTAGGGGAAGGAGTTCCCAGTAAATTAAATTGGAAAATGTTTAAGGCTGTGACTTCTTTTCTTTTGGCTCTCATAGAGGTGAAGTCTATTTTTAAGAGACTTCGCCCGGATGTGGTTCTTTCTTTTGGCGGGTTTATTTCTTGTGCTCCCGTTTTAATGGCTCATTGGATGAAAATTCCTGTTGTGATTCATGAAGCGAATGTTCATCCTGGAAGGGCAAATCGTTTTTTAAGTCGATGGGCAAAGGTTATTTGTACAGGTTTTTCAGCTGGGGGTGATTCTTTTCCTTCTTTTGTTCAAGCGCAAAAAGGGGATAGGAATATTCGAATAACCGGAATTCCTCTGAGGAAAGAATTTTTTAAAGTGAATCGTCAAGAATCATTTCAAGATTTAAAATTAGATCCTTTAAAATGGACTCTTTTTGTGATGGGAGGGAGTTTAGGGGCCCGTTCAGTGAATGAATATTTCCTAAAATGCTTGCCCTTGCTAGGAGAATTATCTAAAAAGATTCAAATCATTCATGTGACGGGAAAAAATGATTATCAAAGAATGTTGGCAAGTCATCCGCCGAATGATATTTCATACCAAATGATTCCATTTTTAGAGAGGCCTGAAAAGGCTTTTGCATGTGCCGACCTCTTTATTGGTCGTGCGGGGGCCTCTACCCTTGGAGAGCTTGCATCTTGTGGGTTGAGTTCTATTTTGATCCCGTATCCTCATGCGGCTGAAAATCACCAGGTGGCCAATGCCTCTTATTGGGCTTGCAAGGGGGCGGCGCATATGATAGAGGAAAAGGAGTGTTCACCAGATATTTTGGCTCAAGAAATTTCTCAAGCTTTACTGAATGAACCCTTAAGAAAATCTTTGTCGATGAATGCCAAAAAAATGTGTGTTTTAGATGCTGATTCAAGAGTCGTCAGTGTTCTAGAAGAGGTGGTGAAGTGAATAAAGAAAGCTCTATGCAAATTCATCTGATCGGCATTGCAGGTTCCGGCATGAGTGCTCTTTCCCATCTTTTGGTGGAAAAAGGGCATCAGGTGTTTGGTTCTGATATTAAAAACTTCACTTCTCTTCATCAAAGAGGCATTACGTTTTTTCGAGGGCATGAGGCTTCTCATGTCAGAGGGAAGGATTTAATTGTTTTCTCAAGTGCCATTCCCCAAAATCATGTTGAGCTCGTCGAAGCAAGAGCTCTTGGAATCCCTTGTATTCATCGCTCCCAGATGTTAGCCGAACTTATGGAAAAGAAAAGATCGATTGCTGTTTCAGGGATGCATGGAAAAACTTCCACAACAGGGATGATTGCCAAAATAGCGATCACGGCAGGTCTTGATCCAACAATAGCCGTTGGAGGAAATTTTGATTTTCTTTCTGAAAATGCGAGATCGGGTCAAGGGACATGGTCTATTTTTGAAGCAGATGAAAGCGATGGCTCACTCCTTTCTTATCATCCTGAGATTGCGGTGATCACCAATTTAGAGCTTGAACATATGGATTATTTTAAGAGTTTGGATCATATTTTAAAGGTTTTTCACCAATTTGCTTCGCAAGTCAAAACAAAAGTGGTGATCAATGGTGATCAGCATGGTTGTCAAGTTTTGAGGGGAATTTTCCCTCGTGATTTTATGATGGCTTTTGGTTTTGAAGAATTTGTGGATGTACAAGGGAGAAATATCATAACGCTTCCTTGGCAATCTCGTTTTAGAGTTTCTTTCCGAGGAGAGGATTTAGGTGAATTTGCCTTGCCTATTTCAGGAAGGCATCAGATTTCAAATGCCTTGGCAACGATTGCAGTGGGCCTTATTCTGGGAGTTAAAGTTGATTCTTTGCGTGAAGCCCTTGCCCATTTTCATGGAGCTGATCGGCGGTTTCAAGTTCAAGGTCAATTTCGCAATGTTACTTTCATTGATGATTATGCGCATCATCCGACGGAAATTCTTGCAACACTCGAAAGTGCACGTCTTTGTTTTTCCGGAAAAATTTTAGGAATTTTCCAACCCCATCGATATAGTCGGACTCTTTTCTTTAAGGAAGAATTTGCAAAAGCACTTTTGGGTTTTGATCATTTAATCATTACAGACGTTTATTCTGGAGGAGAAGCTCCCGTCGAAGGAGTGACCGGTCAGTTGATCTATGAAGAGCTTTTGAAGCTGGGACATACCCATGTTGAGTATTTTCCTTTGCTTGATGAGATTCGAGAAGTTGTAGAGAAACAAGCACTCGATTATCAAGCGATTATAACTTTGGGGGCAGGCAATATGACTTCTTTAGGTGTACAGATTTTGGAAAATTTAAAGCGAAAAGAGAATTTAAAGATTAAAGGTAGGATTTTCGAGCATGAACCTTTATCCAAACACACAACCTTTCGGTTGGGGGGACCGGCTGATCTTTGGGTGGAGCCTCTCGATTTGGAAGAACTCATTAAAGTTCAACAGTGGACTCGTATGAAAGGGTTCCCTTTATTTGTGATTGGAAATGGTTCTAATATTATTGTTCGAGACGGAGGAATTCGTGGGGTTGTCGTGCGCTTAAGTTCTCCTTCTTTTCGCAAGGTCGAGGTAGTCAAAAATCGTTTAACTGTTGGAACAGGTTTAAGTCTTGCAGAAGTGATTCAGCATTCATTAGATCTAGGACTCTCAGGTTTAGAAAATTTAAAGGGAATTCCAGGATCCATTGGAGGAGCGCTCCATTTCAATGCGGGTGCCTTTGGTTCTGAAATAGGGGATCGGATTAAAGAAGTATGGGCCCTGAATCCAGATGGCTCTTTGGTTTTTTTGTCTCGTGATCAACTTCAATTGGGGTACCGGACCAGTATGGGACTGCGTGGAAAAATTACGCTTCAGGCTACATTTGATTTAATTCCCTCTGAAAGTCGTCAAATGTGTGAAAAAATTGTTGGTTTAAAAAATAAGCGGGCGCTTACTTATCCCAAACTCCCAAATGCAGGCTGCATTTTTAGAAATCCAGAGGGAGATTATGCGGGGCAAATCATTGATCAATTGGGTCTTAAAAATTTTTCTCATGGATCAGCTCAGATTTCATCTCAACACGCCAATTTTATTGTCAATACGGGTAACGCTCGAGCTTCAGATGTTTTAGCTTTGATTGAAGATGTTAGAAATAAAGTCTATGAAACAAAAAAAATAAAACTTGAAAACGAAGTTGAGGTCATCGGAGAAGAATGAATCCAATCCGCAATCCGCAATCCGCAATCCGCATTGCTGTTTTAATGGGAGGTCCTTCTCGGGAACGTGAAATTTCATTGCGTTCAGGAAAGGCTGTGAGTCAGGCTCTTCAATCTAAAGGTTATCAGGTTTTTGAAGTCACTGAAATGGACCCCCTTGTTGAACAACTGCGAGCCTTAAAAGTGAATGCAGTTTTTATAGCGCTTCATGGTCAGTTTGGAGAAGATGGAACAGTTCAAAAAATCCTTGAAGAAGCAGGTATTCCTTATACGGGTTCAGGCCCTCAGGCCAGTTTTTGGGCTATGCATAAGGAGTTAGCAAAGGAAAAATTTGAAGAGGCAGATCTTCTGACTCCTCCTTGGATTTGTGCTGATTTTAAAAATGTTGAAGTGTTAAAAAGACAATTAAACGGAATCGGATTTCCATTGGTGTTGAAGCCGAGCGCAGAGGGATCAAGTATTGGTCTTGAGATTGTAAAAACAATGGCTCACTTTTCTTTGGCTTTTGAACGGGTTCGTTCCTTGACTCAAAAAATTTTGGTTGAGAAATTTATTAGAGGAAGAGAATTGACGGTTGGAATTCTAGAGGATCAGGCTTTACCGGTCTTAGAAATTAAAACGGATCGCCCCTTTTATGACTATGAAGCAAAATACACTCCCGGGCACACGACCTACGAAGTTCCAGCCCAACTTCCTCAAAAAATATTTAAAAATATTCAGGATATCGCTTGGAAAGCTCATCAGGCTCTAGGTTGTAGAGACCTTTCTCGAGTGGATATTCTTTTGGACGAGTCTGAAACTGCTTGGATCCTTGAAGTCAATACCATCCCAGGTTTTACAGAGAGGAGCTTGCTTCCTAAGTCTGCGTTAGCAAAAGGGATATCCTTCGAAAATTTATGCGAAAAAATTCTAGAAAGGGCCTTGTGTTCTAATGGTTCTTTTCCAAAGAAAGATCGCACATGATTCGTCGAAGGCGTTATGTTTCAAGGTCTCCGCTCTCTGTTCGGGGTTTTTCTCCATCAAAGAAATCCCGTCCCTTTTCATTCCCAAAATTCTTAGGAAAATCTACTTTAATTCTTTTCCTATTGGTTGCTGATCTAGCTCTTTTAGTCTGGCTTGGCCATAAAATTTGGGATGTGCTTTCCATAGATTCTTATTTTTCAATTCAACAGATTCAAGTTCAGGGTTTGAACTTTTTTTCTGAAAATGAAGTGATTTCGCGAACGAAGCTTTTGAAAGGTCAAAATATTTTTAAAACGGACATTCGAGAAGCAAGAAGAATTCTTACCCAAGAACCTCTTTTTGAAGATGTAGATGTGTGGCGTCAATTGCCGGATACAGTGCTTATAAAAATCATTGAGCGTAAACCGGTTATTCAGGTCATTCCCAAGAATAAAGAAGAGGGGATCAAAGAAAAGGTTTATTTAGTCGATAAAGAGGGCATGATTCTTTCAAATGGAATGGATGCGACTCAGCTTTATCCCATCGTTCGGATGGTTGCGAAGGCTGATTTATTTCGAAGGGGAAACCAAATTTCAAATCAGGGGTTGATCCATGCTCTGGAGGTGATGGATATCTTTTCTGATTCCCTTCTTCGAAAGGTGTTTGATCTTGAAAACATTGAAATCCAGGATGACTCGGATGTGATGTTGAGAAGTCGGTCAGGAATGATCGTTCATTTGGGAGATACAGACTTCGAGAGCCGGCTTTTAAAGCTGCTTGCCATTTTGGAGGATGTTAAAAAGAAAAAAGAGGAACCTCAATCGATTGATTTAAGATTTCGGTATGTTCCGGTAACTTTAAAAGAAGAAGTTAAAAGTGAAAAGTGAAAAATGAAAAGTTAAAAGAGAACTGAATGAAATGCCTTCGAATACTCGAAATTATTATGTTTGTCAGGTTGGAGTTCGCCAATCTTCTCTTCTGAAAGCCCTTTTGGAAGAAAAGGGTTTTCAATTCAGGGAGGTCCCTTATGCCGAGTGGGGAGCCTTCACCCAGGATGTTCATGTGGTTCTTTATTCAAAGGGAAAATTAGTGATTCAGGGGAAAGGAACTCAGGATTTTGTGCAATTTTTTCTAGAGCCACAGATTTTGAAAGAGATTAAATTTGGTTATGAAGGCGAGCTAGCGATGAAAGAAGGGGTTTCTCACATTGGAGTGGATGAAAGTGGAAAAGGAGATTTTTTTGGCCCGCTTGTGATTGCAGCTGCTTATGTTAAAAAAGAAAAAATAGGAAAATTAATTGATGAAGGGGTCAAGGATAGTAAAAAACTTACTTCTCAGGCGATCAATCGATTGAGCAAACTTGTTCGAGATCTTTGTCCCCACGCTTTGGTAGTCATTAATCCTGATCGATATAATACTCTTTATGAGAAAATCAAAAATCTGAATCGTCTATTGGCTTGGGGACATGCTAGATCGATTGAAAATCTTCTTTCCAAAGTAGATTGCAGTCATGTTATCTTAGACCAATTTGGAAGTGAACATTTGGTTTTAAATGCCCTTATGGAAAAAGGAAAAAAAGTTTCCTTGAAACAAATGCATCATGGGGAAGAAGATGTAGCGGTGGCGGCCGCCTCCATTTTGGCTCGACATGAATTTTTGAAACGCATGGAAGAGTTAGGAAAAAAGATAGGAATGGAACTTCCTCGCGGAGCAGGATTCAAAGTTATTGAAGTTGCGACGACGCTCTTCCAAAAGGAAGGGCTTGAAGGCTTGTCCAAAATAGCAAAGATACATTTTAAAATTGTTGACAAGATGAATAAAAATTAAGTTCAGGAAAACAAAGCATTTAAATAAGAAAATTTATAGGATGTTTTAAAAATTTTTGATTTTTATTTGTCATTTTGATTTTTGCATTTTGATTTTTGATATTGAAAAACTTATGAACATACAATCCGTTCGTGGAACCAATGATATCTTACCCTCTGAAGTTGAAAAATGGCGATTTCTAGAAGAGAACGCTCGAAAAATTTTTAGCGTTTTTGGGTTTGAAGAAATCAGAACGCCTATTTTTGAGCACACCGAACTTTTTGTTAGATCAGTGGGCGAAGTGACAGACATTGTTGAAAAGCAGATGTACATCATTCCAGAAAAAGAAGGAATGGGTCTTGCTTTAAGGCCAGAGGCCACGGCCCCTGTCGTTAGGGCTTTTCTAGAACATCCCACGGATCGAGATCGGCTCTCGAAACTGTTTTATATCGGGCCGATGTTTCGTCATGAACGCCCCCAAAAGGGAAGATTACGTCAATTTCATCAAGTGGGAGTTGAAGCCTTGGGCTCTTATCATCCGGCTTTGGAGGTGGAGGTTTTAGATCTTTTGAGAAATTACTTACGGGTATTGGGTCTAGAAGATGCTCATTTTAAAATCAATAGTGTGGGATGCCGACCTTGTAAGACCCGATATGGAGAAATTTTAAAAGAATCGCTTCGAGGTCAATTTTCAAGTCTTTGTCCTGATTGCCAGAGACGCTTTGAGAAAAATATTTTACGCGTCCTTGACTGCAAGAATCCAAATTGTCAGGGTGTCTTAGATCGTATTCCTCTTTTACCAGAGGTGATTTGCCAAGAATGCAAAAATCATTTCGCTCAGGTGACCAGTCTTTTAAAGGATACTCATCTCTCCTTTGAACTATCTCCAAAATTGATTCGGGGTTTAGATTATTATACTCGGACCATTTTTGAAGTGACTCATCCTCATCTGGGGGCTCAGGACGCCATTGCGGCCGGAGGTCGATACGATCACTTGGTCGAATCGATGGGAGGGCCAGCGATGGGTGCTGCAGGTTTTGGAATGGGGATGGAACGTCTCTTGCTAGCCGCTTCAGGTCTGATTGATAAAAAAGTTGTTTCACATTTCCCGTTTTTGTATCTGGCTTCATTAGGTGAAGAGGCCTTTCGGGCGAATTTTCTTCTCCGTCAAAAATTACAAGCATTGGAAATTCCTTGTGAAATGGATTATGATGCCAAAAGTTTTAAATCTCAATTTCGTCGAGCGAATAAGTTAAGCACGCGTTACGTTCTCATTTGTGGAGAGGATGAACTCAAGAAGGGGATGGTGAAATTAAAAGATATGGACCAAGGTTTAGAAAGTGAAGTAAATGCAAATGAAATTGTACAATTCATTCGATTGAAATATGAAAAAAATAAGAGCCAGAAGCTAGAGGTTAGAGGTTAGAGGAGAGATGAAATCATGTCAATGCGATCACATACTTGTGGTGAGTTAAAAAAGGATGATGTAGGAAAGACCATTCAATTGTGTGGCTGGGTTGGGACCCGTCGGGATCATGGAAACCTTGTATTTATTGATCTCAGAGACCGTTATGGGATCACGCAAGTTGTGTTTAATCCTGAAATACATCCAAAGGCCCATGAAGTTGCAAAGGATTTGCGTTCAGAATTTGTAATTAGAGTTGTAGGTGAAGTCGCTCATCGTCCTAGCGGAACGGTCAATTCAAAACTTCCCACGGGAGAAATAGAAATCATTGCTCAAGAAGTAGAAATTTTAAATGGGTCTCAAACGCCCCCTTTTGCCATTGAAGACGGAGCCGAAGTGGGTGAAGACCTTCGCCTCAAATATCGGTATTTAGATTTGAGAAGACCTTTCATGCAAAAGAACCTCTTCATGCGTTATCGCATTTCAAAAATTGCCAGAGATTATTTAGATCGGCAGTCTTTTGTTGAGGTTGAAACACCGATGCTGACCAAGAGCACTCCTGAAGGGGCTCGAGACTATCTGGTTCCCAGCCGTATTTTCCCTGGAAAATTCTTTGCCCTTCCGCAATCTCCTCAGCTTTTTAAACAGCTTTTGATGGTTTCAGGGTTTGATCGCTATTATCAATTGGTAAAATGCTTTCGAGATGAAGATTTAAGGGCCGACCGTCAACCCGAACATACCCAAATCGATATTGAAATGTCTTTTATCGGTGAAGAAGATATTTTCCAGTTAATTGAAGGGTTACTCACACAAGTTTTTAAAGAGGTTTTAGAAAAAAAACTTTCTATCCCACTCCCCCGTTTAACATATCGAGAAGCCATCGAACGCTTTGGATCTGATAAGCCTGATTTAAGATATGATTTAGAATTTGTGGATCTCTCAAGATGGTCCCGCCGTGTTGAATTTAAGGTATTCCGTGAAACAGTTGAAAAAGGGGGCCGGGTCAAGGCCATCAATGCGAAGGGAGGAGCTACTTTATCCATTAAACAAATGGATGAACTGACCGAGTTTGCTAAAAGTTGGGGAGCCAAAGGTTTGGCTTGGATGAAAGTGGAACCTTCAGGAGAATTAAAATCACCCATCACAAAATTCTTTGACAAGACTTTGCTTGACAATCTTTCAAATCAGATGAAGGCTGAAAAGGGGGACTTGATTCTCTTTGTTGCGGATGAAGAATATAAAGTTCATCTTGTTTTGGGACAATTAAGGCTGAAGATGATCGATGTTTTGAAACTGGCTCCAAAAATGGATTTTGCGCTTCTTTGGATCGTTGATTTTCCTCTTCTGGAATATAGCGAAGAAGAAAAAAAATGGGGTGCAGTTCATCATCCTTTCACCAGTCCCAAAAAGGAAGATATTTCATTCTTAGATCAAGAGCCCCAGAAGGCCAGGGCCCGTGCCTATGATTTGGTGATCAATGGGACTGAGGCGGGGGGTGGGAGTATCCGAATCCATTCTCAGGAACTTCAGAAAAAAATGTTTAATCTTTTAGGGATTACTGATGAGGATGCTGTTTTAAAATTTGGATTTCTTCTAGAAGCCTTTAAACATGGAGCTCCTCCCCATGGAGGTATTGCCCTGGGCCTCGATCGACTGACGATGCTCCTCTTAGGCCTAAAATCGATTCGAGACACCATTGCCTTTCCCAAAACCCAAAGCTCAAGCTGTCTCATGACCGAATCTCCCTCAGAGGTTTCTAAAAGACAATTAAAGGAATTGCATCTAAGTTCTTAAATAGATTACACAGATTAAATAAAATAGATCGGTTTTTCGATGATTTGAATCCCTTGATCATCTAATAGGATTTTCTCTTCCAATGTTCTTCCTAAGATATAAGCTTGAGGGAGTTTAAATTTTTTGGAAAAGAGAACCAGATTTTTTAAATCATCGGTACGGATTTCTTTTTGGTACTTGACTTCGATAGGCATAATGCTCTGGTCCCCTAGAAGTTCAATGAAGTCTACTTCATGCTGATAAGGATCTCTCCAGAAAAAATGATAATCCTTAAGGGATATGACAAGATTTTCCACGAGTCTACCTGTTTCTGAAAAATCAGTGAGGGCCCAAGCAAATGACGGAGAAGCCAGATAGAATTTTTTGAGCCTTTTCTCAGATGTGATTTGATTGCGAGAAAAATTAAATATTTTTCGAATAAGAAAGGATTCTTCCAGGTAGTGGAGATAAGAGCTGATGGTTTTATCGGAAATTCCTAATTCTTGTGACATTTTTTGATAATGAACGAGAAGACCTGGATTTTGGGCGATGATTCTTACAAGTCTCCAGAGAATTTCAGGATTTTCAACGGGAAAGAGCATGGGAATATCTTCATAAATAATTTTTCGAATCACCCCAACAAAATAGTTCTTTCGATCCGCTGGAATTTTCAGAGAAACAGCATCGATGAACTGACTTTTTAAGAAAAGTTCGAATTCTATTTCTATTTCTGTGAAAAAGGCGGAAGGCTTTTTTAAGAGATCGGCCCTTTCTTTAAAATGGAGGTACTCTTCAAAATCAAGCGGACTCAGATGATAGGTGAGAATTCTCCCCGCTAAACTCTCTTGAGTTTTTTTCTTAATGAAAAGAGAGGTCGAGCCTGTGATAAAAAATTTCAAATTTGGATAAAGGTCATAGTAGATTTTTAGCTGGTTTTGGAAATGAGTTAGTTTCTGAATCTCGTCCAAAAAAAGATAAATTTTTTCCTTTTTATAATTGATTCCTATTTGCTTTGAAAACGACTGTATTAAATCATCTAATGATGGCTGATCCTCATCAAATGTAAAATACCAAATAGAAAGGGGAGGTATCTTTTTTTCAAGGAGGTAGTTGATGAGCTGCAGAGCCAGAATTGTTTTCCCTGTTCTTCTCAAGCCAATCAATTCGATGATTTCCTTTTGAATCAAGGCCTGAATCAAAGATGGCAAGAGTTTACGCTCTTTTGAATAGGGATAGCGAAAGTCCTTTTCCCAGTGTCGATTATATTTTGATAGATTAATTTCTTCCATATGTTAGTTCTGTTAAATTCATAGTTTAATAGAATCATAACTCCAGTATTTTATATAGTCAATGAATAAACTAGCTTTAAAACGGCTTAATGCTGCTAAAAAAACGCTTTCTTGACAAAATTTACTTATTTCTCAATACTTATATTAAATTACAATGCAAAATTATCAAAGGTTATTAAATATTACATTGAATAGACTTGCCTCAAAAGAAATGGCTAAGATCATTGCCATTTTGGGGGCAAGGCAAGTGGGAAAGACCACACTTCTCAACCATATTGCTTCTGAATGGAAGGGCAATTAAGTATGGAAATAAAATCAGAGCATCAGATCTCGTGGGTTTGCGATCGCTCAAAGACGCTAGTCAGAATCATTTCAAAGCAGGTTTTTTAGTCACTCGATCCCATTACCCTGAAAAATTTGAGGATAATCTATTCGCAGTACCTTGGTGGTATTTTTGTTTGGATTAGCCCGAATTTCTCATTACATTTCTAACTCTTTGTCAATTTCGCCTTGTCTGCTTTTTCGGCCTGTTATAAGCTTATAACTTGTTCCATAGACGTAGGATAGGAAAATTTAAATTTGATATCACTTTTTTTACTTTTTGAACAAATAAAGTGTCTTATCCTGTGATATCTTGTGTAAATTTTACCTATGGATGGAGTTTTTAGTATGAAGTTTATTCAAAAATGGACTTCTTTTGTCCTTTCTCTCTCTATCTTGTTTTATGATCTTTCACCTGCTTTATCTCAAAACTCTGGCATCATAACACCTCAAAATTCCCCTCATTCAGAGGTTAAGAGTTCTATTAATTTATCAGAGAACTACTTAGGTAATTTCATAGATCAATTTAGAATTCCAAACGATTTGGGTGAAGTGATCGAAAATAATCTTCTTCCCAATCAGCCTAATTTTTTTATTGTTGAAGATATTCATTGTAATCCTGAGGCTCAAAGAAATATACGAGGGATTTTAAAAACTCTTAAAAAATGGCTCGAGGCTCGAGGCTCGAGGCTCGAGGCAAAAACTCAAACAGCGATAGATCAATCTTTTCCTCTTTCCTCCTCGAGCCTTCAGCCTCGAGCCTCGAGCCAAAGTGGTCTGGAAACTCTGACAACATCTCAAGATTTCAAACCATTCCATATATTCTGTGAGGCGGCCAGTGGTGAAATGGACCTGTCTTTTTTTACGGGTTTCCCGGATAAAGATGCCCTTTCGCGAGCCACAGAAAAATTCCTTCAGAAGAGTGACATGGATGGTGTGGAATCCTTTCTGGTGACAGAGGGACCTGAGAAGGCTAAGGGAGTGGGTGTTGAAGATTTAAAGACCTATGTCAAAAATGTGGAGTACATGGGAGATTTTCTCGAAGAAAAAGAACTTCAAGAACATGTTTGGCAGAATTTGGAAATGATTTTTAGAAAATTAAGGGAGAAGATTTATTCAAAAGATATACGCGAACTGATGGAAAAGAGGGAGAAGTATCGGGAGTTTAAGATAGGGATGGGGGAGTATATAAAGCAGCTCAAGGCTGGAAGCTCGAAGCTCGAGGCAAGAGCAAAAACAGAAGAAGTATTTACCTCGAGCCTTGAGCCTCGAGCTTCGAGCAAAAAATATCCTCAACTATCTCGTTACACCAAACTCCAGTCCCTTGAAGGAAAAACAGATCTATCAAAGGCTGAACAGGAATATTTAAAGTTTCTTGAAACCTTAGAGAAGAAACTTCCCCAAGAAGAATCTGCTTTGATTCTTCGTCATGTCCTGGAACACAGATTGGGCCGTGAAAGTGATCAGGATCATTACATCTTTTTGAGCCGATACGCTCGTCTTGTCAAAGGAGCCGATATCCCAAATTTAAAATTGCTCTTCAAACAGATGAAAATTTTAAAAAAGCTTTCGTGGAAAGATTTGGAGGAAGAGATCCATCAAGTTGAAAAAGAATTAACCGCGGTCTTGACAAACACAGAACAGGAAAAGAGTTTGGTTGCCTTGGAAGGTGATTATGAAATTCTGAAGAGAATTGCGAGTTTGGAAGGGAAGAGGGAAGATATAAAAAAGCTCGAGGCTCGAAGCTCGAAGACGGAAGCAAAAGCAAAAACAAAAACTGAAGAAGCGTTTACCTCCAGCCTCGAGCTTCGAGCCTCGAGCAAAGTATTATCCTCGAGCCTTCAGCCTCGAGCCTCGAGCCAAGCAAGCTGGACCAGCTTTATAGAGGACTTTCTCCAGAGACTAGCTGATATAGCAGAGAAGGAAGTAGTAGACTATGAATCTCCCGACTTCGGCGAGATTTTTGAAAAGGCCGAAAAATTCTATTCACAGGTTCTCGCCCGCGATGAGATTTTTATGAAGAATGCGCTTCATGTTCTTCAAG from the Chlamydiota bacterium genome contains:
- a CDS encoding ATP-binding protein, which translates into the protein MEEINLSKYNRHWEKDFRYPYSKERKLLPSLIQALIQKEIIELIGLRRTGKTILALQLINYLLEKKIPPLSIWYFTFDEDQPSLDDLIQSFSKQIGINYKKEKIYLFLDEIQKLTHFQNQLKIYYDLYPNLKFFITGSTSLFIKKKTQESLAGRILTYHLSPLDFEEYLHFKERADLLKKPSAFFTEIEIEFELFLKSQFIDAVSLKIPADRKNYFVGVIRKIIYEDIPMLFPVENPEILWRLVRIIAQNPGLLVHYQKMSQELGISDKTISSYLHYLEESFLIRKIFNFSRNQITSEKRLKKFYLASPSFAWALTDFSETGRLVENLVISLKDYHFFWRDPYQHEVDFIELLGDQSIMPIEVKYQKEIRTDDLKNLVLFSKKFKLPQAYILGRTLEEKILLDDQGIQIIEKPIYFI
- a CDS encoding AAA family ATPase produces the protein MAKIIAILGARQVGKTTLLNHIASEWKGN
- the aspS gene encoding aspartate--tRNA ligase, producing the protein MSMRSHTCGELKKDDVGKTIQLCGWVGTRRDHGNLVFIDLRDRYGITQVVFNPEIHPKAHEVAKDLRSEFVIRVVGEVAHRPSGTVNSKLPTGEIEIIAQEVEILNGSQTPPFAIEDGAEVGEDLRLKYRYLDLRRPFMQKNLFMRYRISKIARDYLDRQSFVEVETPMLTKSTPEGARDYLVPSRIFPGKFFALPQSPQLFKQLLMVSGFDRYYQLVKCFRDEDLRADRQPEHTQIDIEMSFIGEEDIFQLIEGLLTQVFKEVLEKKLSIPLPRLTYREAIERFGSDKPDLRYDLEFVDLSRWSRRVEFKVFRETVEKGGRVKAINAKGGATLSIKQMDELTEFAKSWGAKGLAWMKVEPSGELKSPITKFFDKTLLDNLSNQMKAEKGDLILFVADEEYKVHLVLGQLRLKMIDVLKLAPKMDFALLWIVDFPLLEYSEEEKKWGAVHHPFTSPKKEDISFLDQEPQKARARAYDLVINGTEAGGGSIRIHSQELQKKMFNLLGITDEDAVLKFGFLLEAFKHGAPPHGGIALGLDRLTMLLLGLKSIRDTIAFPKTQSSSCLMTESPSEVSKRQLKELHLSS